One stretch of bacterium DNA includes these proteins:
- a CDS encoding radical SAM protein: MVKFILIALKGNVVIVNSSKEIHGWWHPLKPYGRRECTSERLLLNPYIGCQHSCPFCYARTFPGYFEEWREKGNIFVFENFPQSVARQLDKLKIAACGYLSPVTDPFQPLEQQFHLSEQLVKVFVERNLPIEVITKGKITQNVMELLRKQKHSFIQVSILTWDENLRKLLVPRGASTETLLDNLRRAKEVGIYTVARLDPIFPYITDNPDDLRRLVRTVKEAGAKHIVGSVVDIPVKTRREVFSLLARIDKKLIPAYRELFQEKIGYSLHAKIDYRKKVFSTLRKICDEEGLTFALCMEFALTGREYEGKPVVEGLNKYFASSRNCEGIDVPIYVRNGDKFEPLNCDGACLICENPICGIEELAGGGAWRLSDYIRWSKRLVNIPLWKGGERNVWTG; this comes from the coding sequence TTGGTTAAATTTATCTTGATCGCCTTGAAAGGGAATGTGGTCATCGTAAACTCGTCTAAAGAGATTCACGGCTGGTGGCATCCCCTCAAGCCTTATGGAAGAAGGGAATGCACCTCCGAACGCCTGCTGCTCAATCCCTATATCGGTTGCCAACACTCCTGTCCCTTCTGCTATGCCCGCACTTTCCCCGGGTACTTTGAGGAATGGAGGGAAAAGGGCAATATCTTTGTCTTTGAAAACTTCCCTCAATCCGTGGCAAGGCAACTTGATAAATTGAAAATCGCCGCCTGCGGATATCTTAGCCCCGTAACGGACCCATTCCAACCCCTTGAGCAACAATTCCATCTCTCTGAACAATTAGTGAAGGTATTCGTGGAAAGAAATCTCCCCATTGAAGTCATCACGAAGGGGAAAATCACCCAAAATGTAATGGAGCTTCTTAGGAAGCAGAAGCATTCTTTTATTCAGGTATCAATCCTCACCTGGGATGAGAATTTGCGGAAGTTGCTCGTGCCAAGAGGTGCAAGCACGGAAACCCTCTTGGATAATTTGAGGAGAGCCAAGGAGGTGGGAATTTATACAGTGGCTCGTTTAGACCCCATATTCCCTTACATAACGGACAACCCTGATGACCTGCGAAGGCTGGTGAGGACAGTAAAAGAAGCTGGGGCTAAGCACATCGTGGGGAGCGTAGTTGATATACCTGTTAAGACGAGAAGGGAGGTTTTCTCCCTCCTCGCTCGCATAGATAAAAAGCTGATCCCTGCTTACAGAGAGCTCTTTCAAGAGAAGATAGGCTATTCGCTTCACGCCAAGATTGATTATAGGAAAAAGGTTTTCTCAACTCTCAGGAAAATCTGCGATGAGGAGGGATTGACATTCGCCCTCTGTATGGAGTTTGCCCTAACAGGAAGGGAATACGAGGGAAAGCCAGTGGTTGAGGGATTGAATAAGTATTTCGCATCCTCAAGGAACTGTGAGGGGATAGATGTGCCGATTTATGTGAGGAACGGGGATAAATTTGAGCCCTTGAATTGCGATGGCGCCTGCCTTATTTGTGAGAATCCCATTTGCGGGATTGAGGAGTTAGCTGGAGGAGGCGCTTGGCGCCTCTCGGATTATATTAGATGGTCCAAGAGGCTTGTGAACATCCCTTTATGGAAAGGAGGTGAAAGAAATGTTTGGACAGGCTGA
- a CDS encoding type II secretion system F family protein, translating to MFGQADLAHFFREMQYQLSAGVGVVQALGAMEAQAHPFLRPAIRRLREEVSQGKPLSTAMARFPDVFSPLIISIIRAGEASGKLSDACGNIAGILERDLELRRKLSMWTFYPKLLVVVAIFIIFSFRPLMVGILLGNKYAFYEGLKYIIVGALLFAFYFVLVKLIIPPRVYTKVLDALKSALPGITSLARRYALARFLIALSHLYAAGVSPSEALRLAGESSGNPEIKRKTEEIMRRVSAGERLSNVLDSARILSPSAVNMLRAGEEGGRLPEALEQVAQRLEEEAVVSSHRWVIASSIGFYLFVLLIFGYYILSSYISYYSQLLSNP from the coding sequence ATGTTTGGACAGGCTGATTTGGCGCATTTCTTCCGCGAGATGCAATATCAATTAAGCGCGGGCGTCGGAGTTGTTCAAGCCTTAGGCGCTATGGAAGCGCAAGCCCATCCATTTTTGCGGCCTGCAATTAGAAGGTTGAGGGAGGAGGTAAGCCAGGGGAAACCCCTCTCCACAGCGATGGCGAGATTCCCCGATGTATTTTCCCCGCTCATCATCAGCATCATTCGGGCAGGTGAAGCAAGCGGAAAGCTTTCAGATGCCTGCGGAAACATAGCTGGGATATTGGAGAGAGACTTAGAGCTGAGGCGAAAGCTATCTATGTGGACATTCTATCCGAAGCTGCTCGTTGTTGTGGCTATTTTCATCATCTTTTCTTTTCGTCCATTGATGGTAGGGATTTTATTGGGAAACAAATATGCTTTTTATGAAGGGCTGAAATACATAATAGTCGGCGCCCTTCTTTTCGCCTTTTATTTCGTCCTCGTTAAGCTGATTATTCCCCCAAGAGTTTACACTAAAGTCCTTGATGCATTGAAGTCCGCACTCCCTGGCATTACCTCATTAGCGAGGAGATATGCCCTTGCCCGTTTTCTAATCGCTCTTTCCCATCTTTACGCCGCTGGTGTATCGCCCTCCGAGGCTTTGAGGTTGGCAGGAGAGAGTTCGGGTAATCCGGAGATAAAGAGAAAAACAGAGGAGATAATGCGGAGGGTATCTGCGGGGGAGAGGTTATCCAACGTTTTGGATAGTGCAAGGATACTCTCGCCCTCAGCTGTGAATATGTTGAGAGCAGGTGAGGAGGGTGGGAGATTGCCTGAGGCTCTGGAGCAGGTGGCGCAAAGATTGGAGGAAGAAGCAGTTGTTTCAAGCCACCGTTGGGTAATTGCTTCATCAATCGGCTTTTACCTTTTCGTACTGCTTATATTTGGGTATTACATCCTTTCCTCCTACATCAGCTATTATTCCCAGCTTTTGTCAAATCCATAG
- a CDS encoding (Fe-S)-binding protein encodes MMTEEIVKCMKCGFCRAVCPIFSELKTEPYSPRGRLQLIKNLVKGAVHFSPKWHNPIFRCLICKACVEECPSGVELDRLFISARAEEVKDKSLSLGKKVVFRYFMRARRMFPFSVIILGILQRITLLSWRFSPARLFFPLLGMPMGRSIPTFTLKPFLSRNPEVVPAKGERRMRVAFFVGCATNYIYPNIGASLVDVLTKLSVEVVIPKGQMCCGTPLYISGDIEGARYLAQRNIDIFSSLDVDYIVSACASCGLSLKREWNRILGLEWDSSRVRDISELLLELGLPEGLPEFSQKLTYHDPCHLRRGQKIWLEPRKILQEVAGENFIEMREADRCCGGAGSFNLFYYETSRAVGERKKENILESKAEAVATGCPSCIMQLKSILPKRIKVLHPVEIIDELLKKKKQ; translated from the coding sequence ATGATGACGGAGGAAATCGTTAAATGTATGAAATGTGGTTTTTGCCGGGCTGTTTGCCCGATTTTCAGCGAGCTCAAGACGGAGCCTTATTCTCCGCGGGGCAGGCTGCAGCTCATCAAAAACCTCGTAAAAGGGGCTGTTCATTTCTCTCCTAAATGGCATAATCCGATATTTCGCTGTCTCATCTGTAAAGCCTGTGTTGAGGAGTGCCCAAGTGGTGTTGAGTTGGACCGACTCTTTATCTCAGCAAGGGCGGAGGAGGTAAAGGACAAATCGCTTTCCCTTGGTAAGAAAGTCGTTTTTCGCTATTTTATGCGGGCGAGGAGGATGTTCCCTTTCTCCGTTATAATCCTTGGAATCCTCCAGAGAATCACCCTTCTTTCCTGGCGATTCAGCCCCGCTAGGCTATTCTTCCCCCTTCTTGGTATGCCTATGGGGAGGTCCATCCCCACCTTCACCCTCAAACCCTTTCTCTCGCGCAATCCTGAGGTTGTTCCCGCTAAGGGAGAAAGGAGAATGCGGGTTGCCTTCTTCGTCGGCTGCGCCACAAATTATATATACCCCAATATAGGAGCTTCCCTTGTTGATGTTCTCACCAAACTCAGTGTGGAGGTCGTGATTCCCAAGGGGCAGATGTGCTGTGGGACTCCTCTATATATAAGCGGGGATATAGAGGGGGCGAGATATCTGGCTCAGAGGAACATAGATATATTCTCTTCCCTTGATGTTGATTATATCGTATCCGCCTGTGCTTCCTGTGGCTTATCCCTGAAAAGGGAATGGAATAGGATTTTGGGATTGGAGTGGGATTCCTCAAGAGTAAGGGATATAAGCGAGCTGTTGTTGGAGCTGGGATTGCCCGAGGGGCTCCCTGAATTTTCTCAAAAATTGACATATCACGACCCTTGCCACTTGAGGAGAGGGCAGAAGATTTGGTTGGAGCCGAGGAAGATTCTCCAAGAGGTTGCGGGTGAGAACTTCATAGAGATGAGAGAGGCTGATAGATGTTGTGGTGGAGCGGGAAGCTTCAATTTGTTTTATTATGAGACCTCCCGTGCTGTGGGCGAGAGGAAAAAGGAGAATATTTTGGAATCAAAAGCGGAAGCGGTTGCCACGGGTTGTCCTTCCTGCATCATGCAATTGAAGAGTATACTCCCCAAAAGGATAAAGGTTCTCCATCCGGTGGAGATAATTGATGAGTTGTTAAAGAAAAAGAAACAATGA
- a CDS encoding ABC transporter ATP-binding protein produces the protein MLEVRNLSITLGEFKLVDVSLQVEEGEYFIILGPTGAGKTVLVECIAGIHHPKQGEIYFRGERIDRLKPEERGIGYVPQDYALFPHMTVKDNIAFGLRIRRASPSHIEETVEKLVNLLRIKHLLHRYPTTLSGGEKQRVALARALAINPNLLLLDEPLSALDEQTREELCRELKRIHRETNMMIIHISHNLEETFSLADRICILNEGRVMAIGKPDDLLNHPPNYFVASFLRTGNIFKGDVIRENGCLKFKNEHMELLLHDGEEGVAFATIRPEAVMLKKDGVPQTNTLKGKISYILDQGHFYKLGVDIGGIEIVAMLTRPALRGSNLVEGEEIFVHLDPSAIHIFKEGVMREDAKRAE, from the coding sequence TTGCTTGAAGTAAGAAATCTATCCATCACATTGGGAGAGTTCAAATTGGTTGATGTTTCCCTCCAAGTGGAGGAGGGAGAATATTTCATCATTTTGGGTCCTACAGGAGCAGGTAAAACTGTCCTCGTGGAATGCATCGCGGGTATCCACCATCCCAAGCAGGGTGAAATTTATTTCAGAGGGGAAAGGATTGACCGCCTGAAACCGGAGGAGAGAGGGATAGGCTATGTTCCTCAGGATTACGCTCTTTTCCCCCATATGACGGTGAAGGATAACATAGCCTTTGGTCTTCGTATCCGCAGAGCTTCCCCATCCCACATAGAGGAAACGGTGGAAAAATTAGTTAATCTTCTCCGCATAAAGCACCTTCTTCATAGATATCCTACTACCCTCTCTGGAGGGGAGAAACAGAGAGTTGCCCTTGCCAGAGCGCTTGCAATCAATCCTAACCTCCTTCTTTTGGATGAGCCTCTTTCCGCCCTTGACGAACAGACAAGAGAGGAACTCTGTCGTGAGCTTAAACGTATCCATAGGGAAACGAATATGATGATAATCCATATAAGCCATAACTTGGAGGAGACCTTTTCCCTTGCCGATAGGATTTGCATACTGAACGAAGGGAGAGTTATGGCGATTGGCAAGCCAGATGACCTTCTGAACCATCCCCCTAATTATTTTGTGGCATCCTTCCTAAGAACGGGAAACATCTTCAAGGGCGATGTTATAAGGGAAAACGGCTGCTTAAAGTTTAAAAACGAGCACATGGAGCTACTGCTTCATGACGGGGAAGAAGGGGTAGCGTTCGCAACGATTCGTCCTGAGGCTGTTATGCTCAAAAAGGATGGTGTTCCCCAAACAAATACTTTGAAGGGCAAGATAAGCTATATATTGGACCAAGGGCATTTTTACAAATTAGGTGTTGATATAGGTGGGATAGAGATAGTAGCTATGCTAACCCGCCCAGCGCTGAGGGGAAGCAATTTGGTAGAAGGGGAGGAGATATTCGTCCATTTAGACCCTTCAGCAATTCACATCTTCAAGGAAGGAGTGATGCGCGAAGATGCAAAACGGGCAGAATAG